A genomic segment from Hypanus sabinus isolate sHypSab1 chromosome 8, sHypSab1.hap1, whole genome shotgun sequence encodes:
- the LOC132397743 gene encoding glucose-dependent insulinotropic receptor-like, with amino-acid sequence MDVNQFGGIVTVLSLLIITSNGLVIVVLALMISKNRSASLYFILNLAIADMLVGFTLFGTAVIVLSRQSFATSRTLCILRISLLMSPSSASILTMVSVAFDRFLAIKVPLRYCQLMTYKMVAGIIVGLWSMALLIGFLPGIIKQLKPNQNNNNCTLFSVVHPNYIIAVFCACFVPASLVFIYFYSVILRIAYSHTRQILESERVGSVSSPANPPRCHIRDVKAVSTIAILVGCFMVAWAPFFIASIVQACCITCELHILIEDYLCLLALSNSLMNPLIYSYWQKDVRTQVCQMCCCAKFRIAQVLSFCCWWKAGDMQNPGTERGGDDQIRGPCTAIRLATYPTTTSTSKGM; translated from the coding sequence ATGGATGTTAATCAGTTTGGCGGCATTGTGACGGTGCTATCGCTGCTTATCATCACTTCCAATGGCCTGGTGATAGTGGTGCTGGCCCTGATGATCTCAAAGAACagatctgccagcttgtatttcATCTTAAACCTGGCAATTGCAGACATGCTTGTGGGATTCACCCTCTTTGGAACTGCAGTGATAGTGCTCAGCAGACAGAGCTTTGCCACCAGCAGGACTTTGTGTATATTGCGGATTTCGCTTTTAATGTCCCCATCTTCTGCCTCAATCTTAACAATGGTCTCTGTGGCTTTTGACCGTTTCCTAGCCATAAAAGTACCTTTACGGTACTGCCAACTGATGACGTATAAAATGGTGGCTGGGATCATTGTAGGACTCTGGAGCATGGCACTTCTAATTGGATTCCTTCCAGGAATCATTAAACAGCTGAAACCtaatcaaaataataataattgcaCCCTGTTCTCTGTTGTCCATCCCAACTACATTATAGCTGTGTTTTGTGCTTGCTTTGTTCCTGCTTCATTAGTCTTCATCTACTTCTACAGTGTAATCCTCAGGATAGCATATTCTCACACTCGGCAAATTCTAGAGAGTGAACGAGTAGGCTCTGTCTCCAGCCCAGCTAATCCGCCACGCTGCCACATCCGAGACGTCAAGGCAGTGAGTACCATTGCGATTCTTGTTGGCTGTTTCATGGTTGCATGGGCTCCATTCTTCATTGCAAGTATCGTGCAAGCATGCTGCATCACCTGTGAATTGCATATTCTCATTGAAGACTACCTCTGTCTTCTTGCCCTTTCCAATTCCCTGATGAATCCGTTGATTTATTCCTACTGGCAAAAGGATGTGAGAACGCAAGTTTGTCAGATGTGCTGCTGTGCCAAGTTCAGAATCGCACAAGTTCTTAGCTTCTGTTGTTGGTGGAAAGCAGGCGACATGCAGAATCctggtacagagagagggggcgaCGATCAAATACGTGGGCCCTGTACTGCAATCAGATTGGCTACTTATCCGACAACAACAAGCACATCTAAAGGTATGTGA